The DNA sequence tgCAGTGCCCGTAGGATGGTAAGATCATGAATTaggctagacttgaggagggaacggaagaaactggtacataagaagccgaccaatgagttagcggtaagagggaaaacagaggaattccggatcaagctacagaacaggtaatcggctttaactcaggaggaggaccttagtgttgaagcagcgAACCACAACCTTAtcgacatcattaaggagtgtggaaTAGAAATCGGGGGTAACTTTGTTTGATAGGATATCAGTAAGCCTTCGCAAGAGACGAAACATCTGAttaaaaaacgccaatgtataaaagcctctaacgcTAGAGCTAGAACAGAATTGGCAGAAGTTTTCAAGTTAAACAACAAGCCTAAGATAGCTGACGTAAAAAtctataatatggataaaattgagcatgctctcaggaacagaggaagcctaaaagcagtgaagaagaaactaggaataggcaagaatcatgtatgcgttaagagacaaattgggcaatatcattactaatatggatagatagttcaaatggctgaggagttctatagagatttatacagtagcagtggcacccacgacgataagggaagagggaatagtctagatgaatttgacatcccacaattAACGccacaagaagtaaagaaagccttgggagctatggaaaaggggaaggcagctggggaggatgaggttacagcagatttgttgaaggatggttggccgattgttctagaaaaactggccacgctgtatacgcaatgcttcatgacctcgagcgtaccggaatcttggaagaacgtcaacataatcctaacccataagaaaagggacgccaaagacttgaaaaattatagaccgatcagcttactgtccgttgcctacaaagttttTACTacagtaatcgcaaatagaatcaggaacaccttggacttctgtcaacaaaaggaccaggTAGCATTATGTGAAGGATAgtcaacaatagaacatattcacactatgaatcaggtgatagagaaatgtgcgcaataaaaccaacccttatatatagctttccttgattacgagaaagcgtttgattcagtcgaaacttcagcagtaatgcaggcattacggagtcagggtgtagacgagccgtatgtaaaatactgaaagatatttatagcggatgcacagccaccgtagtccaccataaaaaaagcaacaaaatgccaataaagaagggcgtcaggcagggagatacgatctctcctatgcttttcacagcgtgtgtaccggacgtattcagagatctggattcggaagaattggggataagagttaatggataatatcttagtaacttgcgatttgctggtgatattgccttgcttgttAACTCAGggtccaattgcaatgcatgctcactgacctggacaggcaaagcagaagggtgggtctgaaaattaatctgcaagaaactaaaataatgtttaacactctcggaagagaacagcagcttagcataggtagcgaggcactagaagtggtaagggttattcccttaccacttccttctacttagggctggtagtgacTGTGGATCTGGATCATGAAActgcaataatcagaagaataagaatgggttggggtgcgtttggtggGCATTCTCAGATAACGAGCAGCCGGTTGCCattttccctcaagagaaaagtgtacaatagctgtgtcttaccattactcacctacggggcagaaacctgaaggcttgcGAAAATGTTTCTACTTAAATagaagacgacgcaacgaactatgcaaagaataatgatgggtgtaacgttaagggataagaagaaatcagattgggtgagggaacaaacgcgaattagtgacatcttagttgaaatcaagaaaatgaaatggggggggggcatgggcagggcatgtaacgaggagggaagataaccggtggtcatgaagggttacggactggattccaaaggaagttaagcgtagcagggggcggctggaagttaggtggacggatgaggttaagaagtttgcagggacaacatggccacaaatagcacatgaccggggtagttggagaagtatgggagaggcctttgccctgcagtgggcgtagccaggctgacgaTGAGATAAGCATGCTATGCGTTGGAGTCTTCTAGACACGTAAGTACAGCATTTAGATGTTTAGAAGCAAGGACTTCCACAAAGAGCGGCATCAGTCGCTGTTGAAGAATTGCCAAACTTCAGCCTTTCGTCTGTGCAACTAACTTTCATTGGTACCACGCTGGCGCTTCATCTAACAGCACTTTTATATGCATTAACCTGCTAGAGAGAACCTCGCCATGTTGAGCTTCTCGCGTTGTAACGTGGCCGTTATACCGACGGGTCCTGGAGAACGCGTCGAGGAAGCAATTCCTGGAGATGCCTGTAGAGGACGGTAGCATCTTGAAACAATTGTTGTTAACAACCTTGCGTGAAGTTGAAAAAGTGAAACGCGGATAGTGGCATCAGGAATGCGTTAGTAAAATGTGTATGTTATTAAGAATGTTTCTATTTTGTCGAAAGCGATGGGCTTCTGGCTCCGGGGATGCTGTGTACTTTATCCAGTAGCCGTGTCACAACGAACAATACCTTTTGAAATAGAGAAATCGAGAATATGACAGAGTGGCTGCCTAGTAGGTAAAACACATTGAGCGACGCGTGCATATGGTCGTGAAAGATAAAAAATATCAATAATCAAACGCATGAGAACTACGACTGACACTGTTAACAGAAAGAGTGGTAAATTATCACCAGTAAACGCCAGGTGTCTCGGGGACATTATACGAAGTACTTAAGCCACTGTTTCATCGCTTTTTAATTTTCCTCTCATCGACGCTCCTAGGTGGTAGCTGAAACGTTAGAATTAAGAAATTTTCAGTGATCGGTGCTCGTCTTCATTTTTGATCCCTCTATCGAGAGTAACCGAGGAATTCAAAGGCTTTTACGCTTAAGTTCACTTTGACACTGGGCCTAGTCAGACTGTTTCACGTGTAGTTACCAATGACCGTGCAGTGACGTACCAAGGCGTGGAAACTCGACAGCGAACATACCATGCAGAGCGAATGACGTACCAAGCCGCGAAAACTCGACAGCGAACATAGCATGCACAGCGAAGAGATCGCCCTTTCCTGACCGACTTGAGATGTTTGCGTATTGTTGCGAACGCAATTGTAAACTTTACAAATGTTACAACCGCAGGCAAGTCCAAGCCGTGGTTGGGCTCCTGTTTGTCTTCCTGACTGTTCTACTGGTCACTCTGTGCTACGTGCTGTTCAGTTTTCTCACAGGTGAGCAAACTGTTGAACTTTAGAATACTCAACTACAAGACACACTACGAAGTGTGCCTTTTGCTGTCTTAAGTAAGGACTACAATACAATAATGATACTTGATTGGACGAACTGGTGGCATTGAAGCTGTAGACGGTTTCATTATCTTTGGCAGCACTCTGCGTCGTGCACCATATATATTGGTGACAGTTATAAGAAATAAATCACTATCTATTTTGTGTGCCGCTAAGAAACTAGAGGTCTCAATACTGGCCCACAGACAAAGAAAGTAGAAACGTAAAACGACTACGACCAGTGTTACAAAATAACCAATAGTATATGAAACAAAGGCGATAAAAATAAACAGATACGCAAAAAGTAACAATTAAGGAATAGCGCCAAATTACATGCAACCTGCATTACGTGCCTACACGGAAGGTGGAAGAGACTATTAGAGGAAAAGACAGAAGTGCAGCTAGAAAGAAGGCTGAGGAGAAACTGTGAAGCTCGGAAGACAAGGAAGACAAAACGTTTTGAAAAAGATAAGCATGGAGAAAATGACAATATCCACATTACATTCTTTGGAAATGCGAGTTTTAGCTGAAAGATGCGGGAACGTGGAAGGATTCATCTTCCCTGACAGTCTTCTTCCGTGCTCGCAGTGAAACACAAGCTGGTAGATCCGTACATGCAGTAATTCCATGCATGATTTTGTTTAAAAAGGACGTTGGTGCGATTCAGCAGCAGGTAAGTGGTGGAACCACAGGATGATTATTCCGACTTGAAAAGTTTTTTCGTGGGCGAGGTTAGAAAACTACGTTTATATATATGCTGGTTCAGTTTTTCTGCGCATGTCTGATTATTATGCTATTTGaacattcttttattattttttttatcatgGACATACTGTTCATCCTAGGTGAGATATCCAAGCTCTATCATAGCAGCAGATTTTTAAACATTAATAAATCCGTCCTTGGTGAACACACGGCGTTTATCAGAGTTGGGACGGTTACCGAAGGGCCTTTCTCTAGGTTGTCTCGGCACACCCCAGGAATCTGTGCTGTCACAGCTGCTCTTTAATATCGCTATGGACAGGCTCTGCGAGAGCTTGGCTTGCATCCCAGATGTCGGGCATGTAATCTGTGCggacgatatcaccatctgggTCCCCCGAGTGTCGCGAGTCAGATAAGAGGAAAGCTTACAAGAAGCTGTTATCATAGAGGATTTCCTCGCTAGCACGGGGTTGACATTCTCTCTCACAAAGTCAGAGCTACTGATGTACAGGAAAGTAAGACAAGGAGGCAAAACTAAAGGATTAGCGTGACAGGACTTGGTTCCTATTCAGATACTAAATAAAGCGGGCACCTGCATACCCAGAACTGCGactatgtttattttatgcgcagCCAGACACTCGAGCTTTCTGTATTTCTGCTCTCATacggaaggaaaagaaatggtcTTTACTGTCTCTGTACCCAGCTGCACCTGCACCAACGACGCACGCTTCGCCGATGGTCACGGAGGAGACAACTACATACGATACTAGTGAGGTTACCTCAGACTTCACCACGCCTCCTTCTGGTCCCGTTTCTCCTCCGCGTACTCCTCCACCTCCTCCCCCTCCTGCTCCCccaccgcctcctcctcctccgcctcccccACCTCCACCGCCTCCTCCGCGTCCCCACCCTCGACCCCGACCTCGACCCCCGCGTTCTCCTCCGCgtcctcctccacctcctccccCTCCTGCTCCTccaccgcctcctcctcctccgcctcctccccCTCCACCGCCTCCTCCGCgtcctcctccacctcctccccCTCCTGCTCCTccaccgcctcctcctcctccgcctcccccACCTCCACCGCCTCCTCCGCGTCCCCGGCCTCCTCCCCCGCCTCTTCCTCCTCCGCCTCCCCCACCTGCACCGCCTCCTCCGCGTCCCCACCCTCGACCCCGACCTCGACCGCCGCCTTCTCCTCCGCGTCCTCCCCCACCTCCTCCCCCTCCTGCTTCCgcaccgcctcctcctcctccgcctcccccACCTGCACCGCCTCCTCCGCGTCCCCGGCCTCGTCccccgcctcctcctcctccgcctcccccACCTCCACCGCCTCCTCCGCGTCCCCACCCTCGACCCCGACCTCGACCCCCGCCTTCCCCTCCGCatcctcctccacctcctccccCGCCTTCTCCACCTCCTGCGTCTCCTCCACATCCCGCACCTCCTTCTCCCCCGACTCCAGCTTCCTCAACTCCACCTCCTCCCTCACCTCCACCGCCACTTCcaacccctcctcctccttcacctACGCCGCCTCCTGTGACTACTCCGAGTACTTCGCCTACCCCTGTTGAACGTGAGTGGATTTATGAGTATTTGCCTAGATGTAGGAACGCGTTGGAAGCCCAGATAGAATTACCTCACAGTAAGCCACAACTGGTCCTGTGATCTACGAATTAGGCACTAATGTCTAAATCGAAGAACGACATGCGGTAGATGTCAAAGTCAAAGGCAGGCACAATTTTGCAAGAGAAACCGAGAACGTTGAGAATATATTGATTTAACATGAGAAAGAGATTGTCATGGGTTTTGTCGCAGGACCTGTAATGTCTGTTGCAACAATGGACATATAAAGCTTTTTTCCGTCTACAGTTGTCATTCCAGCGGCTTTATTTTTCAGCTTCTCTATCAGAATTATACTGTATTACTTGTTTAAATTATAATTGCAAGCTATGCTTTCTGCGCTTATACGTGTGCAGCTACATTGCACATTTTTTCAAAGAATTTGCTTTTAGGCAGCCAGTATTCAATATGCCACTTGTGGCTCACAGGTCTTGGAGAATGAGTACACTGCACTTCCCTGTGCACGCGCATGCACACATATGTATGCCCAAGAAATATCTCTTCTTGCTGTGCGGGCGTTGGGCCCGCTGCATATATCAAACATCATCTAAATTATTATTTGCTTTAGAAAACACTGCGGAAACCCATGATATACTTGGCAgtcacccccacttcacctggctgtcatgcgacgtcacgaagacCGCGATGGCTCCCCTTCTG is a window from the Dermacentor variabilis isolate Ectoservices chromosome 3, ASM5094787v1, whole genome shotgun sequence genome containing:
- the LOC142574608 gene encoding uncharacterized protein LOC142574608 translates to MVTEETTTYDTSEVTSDFTTPPSGPVSPPRTPPPPPPPAPPPPPPPPPPPPPPPPPRPHPRPRPRPPRSPPRPPPPPPPPAPPPPPPPPPPPPPPPPPRPPPPPPPPAPPPPPPPPPPPPPPPPPRPRPPPPPLPPPPPPPAPPPPRPHPRPRPRPPPSPPRPPPPPPPPASAPPPPPPPPPPAPPPPRPRPRPPPPPPPPPPPPPPPPRPHPRPRPRPPPSPPHPPPPPPPPSPPPASPPHPAPPSPPTPASSTPPPPSPPPPLPTPPPPSPTPPPVTTPSTSPTPVEPHAMGTRPLFCTFGVHKQDYTKIDVGPCDYAFIPFYARGRDTFIDDSDPVTTDLINRAAASTKTSFVISVPSAQVLCLFPFHCIL